In Leptospira limi, a single genomic region encodes these proteins:
- the groES gene encoding co-chaperone GroES has product MASIKPLGDRVVVEPKNESEEKIGSIIVPDTAKEKPQEGKVIAVGQGRYEDGKLVPLEVKVGDTVLYGKYSGTEIKQGGKELLIIRESDILAVVTN; this is encoded by the coding sequence ATGGCATCAATCAAACCTTTAGGCGACCGAGTAGTCGTAGAGCCAAAGAATGAGTCGGAAGAAAAAATCGGATCCATCATCGTACCAGACACAGCCAAAGAAAAACCACAAGAAGGCAAAGTCATCGCTGTGGGACAAGGCCGTTACGAAGACGGTAAACTCGTTCCTTTAGAAGTAAAGGTAGGAGACACAGTTCTTTACGGAAAGTATTCAGGAACTGAAATCAAACAAGGCGGAAAAGAATTACTCATCATCCGTGAAAGCGACATCCTCGCTGTAGTGACAAACTAA
- a CDS encoding helicase HerA-like domain-containing protein has translation MAKQSDAFTKKIEEGYPSDGSLFLGCGKYDGDTFPLAKVQIPLSTLNRHGLIAGATGTGKTKTLQLLTESLSDVGVPVVLMDIKGDLSGLGAEGEENDKIKERTKLLGVDWKPSAYPVEFLSISKEPGVRLRATVAEFGPILLSRILELNETQSSVVSLVFKYCDDLGLPILDLKDFKKALQYINDEGKEELEKEYGTVSSQSVSIILRKLMDLESQGGEDFFGEPSFDVEDLLKTESKKGKISIVRLTDIQTKPRLFSTFMLSLLTEIYANFPEEGDLEKPKLVLFIDEAHLVFDEASSDLLKQLETMVRLIRSKGVGIIFCTQSPTDLPKEILGQLGLKIQHALRAFTANDRKAIKTAAENYPETDFYDTKEVITELGIGEAFITALSTKGSPTPLVHTLLSPPKSRMGTLTPKELEKLIGESDLVKKYETSLDRESALEILTKKMETIASETETAEEEAGTKKPKSKRAQEKEDPSFVETLSKNPLAREVGRTVAKEVTRGLLGMLGVTPKRGSKRKKTGLFGF, from the coding sequence ATGGCCAAACAATCTGATGCATTTACAAAAAAAATCGAGGAAGGATACCCAAGTGACGGATCCTTGTTCCTTGGTTGTGGGAAATATGATGGGGACACCTTCCCTCTGGCCAAAGTACAAATCCCCCTTTCGACTTTAAACCGCCATGGTCTGATCGCTGGTGCAACAGGTACAGGGAAAACAAAAACCTTACAACTCCTGACGGAATCACTTTCGGATGTGGGTGTGCCAGTGGTGCTTATGGACATCAAAGGTGACCTTTCTGGTCTTGGAGCCGAAGGGGAAGAAAATGATAAAATCAAAGAACGTACAAAATTATTAGGCGTGGATTGGAAACCGAGTGCTTACCCAGTAGAATTTTTGTCCATCTCCAAAGAACCAGGGGTGAGACTACGAGCAACTGTTGCTGAATTTGGTCCCATTTTACTCTCTCGGATTTTAGAACTCAACGAAACACAAAGTAGTGTTGTCTCGTTAGTGTTTAAATACTGTGATGATTTGGGATTACCAATCCTTGACCTCAAAGATTTTAAAAAAGCCCTTCAATACATCAACGACGAAGGGAAAGAAGAATTAGAAAAAGAATATGGAACTGTTTCTTCTCAAAGTGTCTCCATCATCTTACGTAAGTTAATGGACTTGGAAAGCCAAGGTGGAGAGGATTTTTTTGGTGAACCTTCTTTTGATGTAGAAGACCTATTAAAAACTGAATCAAAAAAAGGAAAAATTTCGATTGTCCGCCTGACAGACATCCAAACAAAACCCCGACTTTTTTCGACGTTTATGTTATCTCTTCTCACTGAGATTTATGCAAACTTTCCAGAAGAAGGAGATTTAGAGAAACCGAAACTAGTTTTATTTATCGATGAAGCACATTTGGTTTTTGATGAAGCTTCGAGTGATCTTCTGAAACAACTCGAAACCATGGTACGACTCATCCGTTCCAAGGGAGTTGGGATTATCTTTTGTACACAGTCACCAACTGATTTACCAAAAGAAATTTTAGGGCAACTTGGACTTAAAATACAACATGCTCTCCGTGCGTTCACAGCAAACGACCGCAAGGCGATCAAAACTGCCGCAGAAAATTATCCCGAAACCGACTTTTATGATACCAAAGAAGTGATCACGGAACTTGGAATTGGTGAAGCTTTTATCACCGCTCTCAGTACAAAAGGCTCCCCCACACCTCTGGTTCACACATTGCTTTCACCACCGAAATCTCGGATGGGGACTTTAACCCCCAAGGAACTAGAAAAATTGATTGGGGAATCCGATTTGGTCAAAAAATACGAAACCTCTCTCGACCGCGAAAGTGCCCTCGAGATCCTCACGAAAAAAATGGAAACCATTGCTTCTGAAACAGAAACAGCGGAAGAAGAAGCAGGAACGAAAAAACCCAAGTCCAAACGTGCCCAGGAAAAGGAAGACCCAAGTTTTGTGGAAACCCTCTCCAAAAACCCACTTGCCAGAGAAGTGGGAAGGACAGTGGCAAAAGAAGTCACAAGGGGTCTTCTCGGAATGCTTGGGGTCACACCCAAACGGGGTTCCAAACGGAAAAAAACTGGGTTATTTGGATTCTAA